A genomic window from Klebsiella quasipneumoniae subsp. quasipneumoniae includes:
- a CDS encoding fimbrial protein — MKSVFRLLPFLFLLALSGYLPGARAENCRANIGQTTVNIPNIKYLPTLPVNTQMTSAMADNGSGIPFSCDLQLPTASAKRIVYKQLKTGGSPVVINGQHVYPSAIDGIGYSLSFQCAGGPMRAIDGSHSAGGESVVVCDSTMLPALMTQQQTTVRIAVTFYKTGTVKLADGTHTNSSPLPQVGEVTIEQQANGNAGFVASAPVSIDIAALNVDIGSSGSCQVATSTIQVSLGTVNRAEFHGQGSTGGQAKRFSIPVFCPSPTDVRIGFFGVSVESDTLALSKASNSASGVGVKLTYGNNPGAAVSDGTSVKINEASNLPILKRVTGSNAGTAEAINFNAQYVQTDATVTAGTADSMVTFALEYN, encoded by the coding sequence ATGAAATCTGTTTTTCGTCTACTTCCTTTTCTCTTTTTGCTGGCGTTGAGCGGCTATCTTCCCGGCGCGCGGGCTGAAAACTGCCGCGCGAATATCGGCCAGACCACCGTCAATATTCCCAATATCAAGTATTTGCCCACGCTGCCGGTCAATACCCAGATGACCAGCGCGATGGCGGATAACGGCAGCGGGATCCCCTTTTCCTGCGACCTGCAGCTGCCGACGGCGAGCGCCAAACGCATTGTCTACAAACAGCTGAAAACCGGCGGCTCGCCGGTGGTGATTAACGGACAGCACGTCTACCCCAGCGCCATCGACGGCATCGGCTACTCGCTTAGCTTCCAGTGCGCCGGCGGCCCGATGCGCGCTATCGACGGCAGCCACTCCGCTGGCGGCGAGTCGGTGGTGGTCTGCGACAGCACGATGCTCCCGGCGCTCATGACGCAGCAGCAGACGACGGTCAGGATCGCGGTAACCTTCTATAAGACCGGTACGGTAAAGCTGGCGGACGGGACGCATACCAACTCGTCGCCGCTGCCGCAGGTAGGGGAGGTGACCATTGAACAGCAGGCCAACGGAAACGCCGGCTTTGTCGCCAGCGCGCCGGTCAGCATTGATATCGCCGCCCTGAACGTGGACATTGGCAGCAGCGGCAGCTGCCAGGTGGCGACCTCAACGATCCAGGTCAGTCTGGGCACGGTAAACCGGGCGGAGTTTCACGGTCAAGGGAGCACCGGCGGCCAGGCGAAGCGCTTTTCGATCCCGGTGTTCTGTCCGTCGCCGACCGATGTGCGCATCGGCTTTTTCGGCGTCAGCGTGGAGAGTGATACCCTGGCGCTAAGCAAGGCCAGCAACAGCGCCAGCGGCGTCGGCGTGAAGCTGACCTACGGCAATAACCCCGGCGCGGCAGTGTCCGATGGCACCAGCGTTAAAATCAATGAGGCCAGCAACTTGCCGATCCTGAAAAGGGTAACCGGCAGTAACGCCGGCACGGCTGAGGCCATTAATTTTAACGCCCAGTATGTGCAAACTGACGCCACGGTGACGGCGGGCACAGCCGACAGCATGGTGACCTTCGCCCTCGAGTATAACTAG
- a CDS encoding ABC transporter substrate-binding protein, whose translation MTSTLKKISRRVALTLAVSACFSSVTQAAELLTEGVFKVGMEVTYPPFESYDSHNNIVGLDPEFATLIAEHLQAKPQLIDTKFTSLILGIGKKYDAVISGMYVTPERQKQADAIPYALSGASIIALKGGAAQPKTEDELCGVKVGLQAGTTWVTSLKKHSDEWCLKNGKPAITIQEFPTAPEASQALLSKNIDAQLEIAPAAQIIVDKSRGRLGISSTRLVYPLPLGIYVAKGNTELAEAIKATLATLKANGKYAALIKKYNLESID comes from the coding sequence ATGACTAGCACCCTGAAAAAAATCTCGCGCCGCGTCGCGCTTACCCTCGCCGTCAGCGCCTGTTTCTCCTCTGTCACCCAGGCGGCGGAACTGCTGACCGAGGGCGTCTTTAAGGTGGGGATGGAGGTCACCTACCCGCCGTTTGAGTCCTATGACAGCCATAACAATATCGTCGGTCTCGACCCGGAGTTCGCGACGCTGATTGCCGAGCATCTGCAGGCCAAACCGCAGCTGATCGACACCAAGTTCACCAGCCTGATCCTCGGCATCGGCAAGAAATATGATGCGGTGATCTCCGGGATGTACGTGACGCCGGAGCGCCAGAAACAGGCCGACGCCATCCCTTACGCCCTCTCCGGCGCGTCGATCATCGCCCTGAAGGGCGGCGCGGCGCAGCCGAAAACCGAAGATGAGCTGTGCGGCGTGAAGGTCGGTCTGCAGGCAGGCACCACCTGGGTGACCAGCCTGAAAAAACACTCCGATGAGTGGTGCCTGAAAAACGGCAAACCGGCCATCACTATTCAGGAGTTCCCGACGGCGCCGGAAGCCTCCCAGGCGCTGCTGTCGAAGAACATCGACGCCCAGCTTGAGATAGCCCCGGCGGCGCAGATTATCGTCGATAAGAGCCGCGGTCGCCTGGGGATAAGCTCGACGCGCCTCGTCTACCCGCTGCCGCTGGGGATCTATGTCGCCAAAGGCAACACCGAGCTGGCGGAGGCGATCAAGGCCACCCTCGCCACGCTCAAAGCCAACGGCAAATATGCCGCGCTGATCAAAAAATACAACTTAGAAAGCATCGATTAA
- a CDS encoding amino acid ABC transporter permease/ATP-binding protein has protein sequence MAFDWGYFFSLFSIGAFWQACVTVIVISTLSWGIGLVVGFLLACAKLSAPRWIKIPVELYIWFFRSVPLMVLLVFVYNLPQLFPLTQPLLGVPFIAGLVSMTVTEAAYMAEIHRGGLLSVAKGQSEAGHALSFSFIGIQRLIVIPQAFRISLPTLINEYITIIKLSSILSVVSLPELLLTGQRLYAQNFLVMETLLAVAVYYVMVVTVFTWLFRALENSLDIQRKRPQTLSEAECQALRQSLPAMTEAINTPAVNGAPPALDLRGIRKSWGQHEVLKGIDLQVDNGEVISIIGPSGSGKTTLIRTINALESIDGGEIILYGEDYLKGGAIVDKRQMRAGVRRIGMVFQSFNLFPHRTVLDNVMLAPRYHQLLDQPVAREQALALLDRVGLLAHAHKYPGQLSGGQQQRVAIARALALKPDIMLFDEPTSALDPELVGEVLKVIQSLAREGMTMLIVTHEMDFALSISDRVVLMENGVVQADIAPQVIRSPLEAPSLQRIREFMGVH, from the coding sequence ATGGCGTTCGATTGGGGATACTTTTTTTCATTATTTAGCATTGGGGCATTCTGGCAGGCGTGCGTGACGGTTATCGTGATCAGCACCTTGTCCTGGGGGATCGGCCTGGTGGTCGGTTTTCTGCTAGCCTGCGCGAAGCTCTCGGCGCCGCGCTGGATCAAGATCCCCGTCGAACTCTATATCTGGTTTTTCCGCAGCGTGCCGCTGATGGTGCTGCTGGTGTTTGTCTACAACCTGCCGCAGCTGTTTCCGCTGACCCAGCCGCTGCTCGGGGTGCCGTTTATCGCCGGGCTGGTGTCGATGACCGTCACCGAAGCGGCCTATATGGCGGAGATCCATCGCGGCGGGCTGTTGTCGGTGGCCAAAGGGCAAAGCGAGGCGGGCCATGCGCTGAGCTTCAGCTTTATCGGCATCCAGCGGCTGATTGTTATTCCTCAGGCGTTTCGCATCTCGTTGCCGACGCTGATCAATGAATACATCACCATCATTAAGCTGAGCTCGATTTTATCGGTAGTCTCCTTACCCGAGCTGCTGCTCACCGGCCAGCGCTTGTATGCGCAAAATTTCCTCGTGATGGAGACGCTGCTGGCGGTGGCGGTGTACTACGTCATGGTGGTTACCGTCTTCACCTGGCTGTTCCGGGCGCTGGAGAATAGCCTCGATATTCAGCGCAAGCGTCCGCAAACGCTCAGCGAGGCGGAATGCCAGGCGCTGCGCCAGAGCCTGCCGGCGATGACGGAAGCGATCAACACCCCGGCCGTCAACGGCGCGCCGCCGGCGCTGGATCTGCGGGGCATCCGCAAATCCTGGGGCCAGCATGAGGTGCTGAAAGGCATCGACCTGCAGGTAGATAACGGGGAGGTGATCAGCATCATCGGCCCGTCCGGCTCCGGCAAAACAACCCTGATCCGCACCATCAACGCCCTCGAAAGCATTGATGGCGGGGAGATCATTCTCTACGGCGAGGACTATCTGAAAGGCGGAGCCATCGTCGATAAGCGCCAGATGCGCGCCGGGGTGCGGCGCATCGGCATGGTCTTCCAGAGCTTCAACCTGTTCCCCCACCGCACGGTGCTCGACAACGTGATGCTGGCCCCGCGCTACCACCAGCTGCTGGATCAGCCGGTCGCCCGCGAGCAGGCCCTGGCGCTGCTCGACCGCGTCGGTCTGCTGGCCCATGCCCACAAGTACCCCGGACAGCTCTCCGGCGGCCAGCAGCAGCGCGTGGCGATCGCCCGGGCGCTGGCGCTGAAGCCGGACATCATGCTGTTTGACGAACCGACCTCGGCGCTGGATCCCGAGCTGGTGGGCGAGGTGCTGAAGGTTATTCAGTCGCTGGCCCGCGAAGGTATGACCATGCTGATTGTCACCCACGAGATGGACTTCGCCCTGTCGATTTCCGACCGCGTGGTGCTGATGGAGAACGGCGTGGTGCAGGCCGACATCGCCCCGCAGGTGATCCGCAGCCCGCTGGAGGCCCCTTCTCTGCAACGAATCCGTGAATTTATGGGAGTGCACTAA
- a CDS encoding transporter substrate-binding domain-containing protein, producing the protein MLTEKRPATPARKPDNKKDGEMKLTVGLALTLAIMTCGAQARDMQTIERSGELKVGVPGDYAPLAFRNAAGELQGYDVDMARDLGRTLGLKVSFVYTSWPALAADLQADKFDIAMGGVTQTPARAKEFALSHPVVANGKIALANCQAAPRLGSLAKIDRPEVKVVVNPGGTNQSFVDEHIKQAQIIRVKNNVDNLEALRQKTADMMVTDLIEGDYYQSKEPGVFCVANETPFAGTASDKVYMMSKDNPALLEKVNQWLDSQDKEVLKRKWKIRG; encoded by the coding sequence ATGTTGACTGAGAAGCGGCCGGCCACCCCGGCGCGAAAACCCGATAACAAAAAGGATGGCGAGATGAAACTGACGGTGGGGCTGGCGCTGACGCTGGCGATAATGACCTGTGGCGCCCAGGCGCGCGATATGCAAACCATCGAGCGCAGCGGTGAACTGAAGGTCGGCGTGCCGGGCGACTACGCCCCGCTAGCGTTTCGCAATGCCGCCGGCGAGCTGCAGGGCTATGACGTGGACATGGCCCGCGATCTCGGGCGCACGCTGGGGCTGAAGGTGAGCTTCGTCTACACCAGCTGGCCGGCGCTCGCCGCCGATCTGCAGGCGGACAAGTTTGATATTGCGATGGGCGGCGTGACGCAGACCCCGGCGCGGGCGAAGGAGTTCGCCCTCAGCCACCCGGTGGTGGCGAACGGTAAAATCGCCTTAGCCAACTGTCAGGCCGCCCCCCGGCTTGGATCGCTGGCGAAGATAGACCGTCCGGAGGTGAAGGTGGTCGTCAACCCTGGCGGCACCAACCAGAGCTTTGTCGATGAGCATATTAAGCAGGCGCAGATCATTCGCGTGAAGAACAACGTCGATAACCTGGAGGCGCTGCGGCAGAAAACGGCCGATATGATGGTGACCGATCTGATCGAAGGCGACTATTACCAGAGCAAAGAGCCCGGCGTGTTCTGCGTCGCCAACGAGACGCCGTTCGCCGGCACCGCCAGCGACAAGGTGTATATGATGAGTAAAGATAATCCGGCGCTGCTGGAGAAAGTGAACCAGTGGCTGGATAGCCAGGATAAAGAGGTTCTCAAACGGAAGTGGAAAATTCGCGGTTAA
- a CDS encoding 2-hydroxyacid dehydrogenase has translation MSDITIVVDCNDADFARDICAALQQFPDVTALLPHHQAARDAQYASCWFPSPQLLTRSPGLKLIQAASAGVDHLPPALFASDIPLCRVIDEDFRHGMFEYALWGVLWFQRYFDRALAHQRTQTWKLYPQRAAADFHIGIMGLGEIGGYIADQLARLGYRVSGWSRSEKQLAGVTCYRGEEALDSFLGSLDGLINLLPLTAQTRGILAAPLFSRLPAGAVLINCGRGEHMVNEDVLAALESGQLAGAVLDVFPQEPLPADDPLWRHPQVVITPHMASAAPAEVIARQLLENIQRQRRGLPLKNLVNKHAGY, from the coding sequence ATGTCCGATATCACTATCGTGGTGGATTGTAACGACGCGGATTTCGCCCGCGATATCTGCGCCGCCCTGCAGCAGTTTCCCGACGTCACCGCGCTCCTGCCCCATCACCAGGCGGCGCGCGACGCGCAGTACGCCAGCTGCTGGTTCCCTAGCCCGCAGCTGTTGACCCGCTCGCCAGGGCTGAAGCTGATCCAGGCCGCGTCCGCCGGGGTCGATCATCTGCCGCCCGCGCTGTTCGCCAGCGATATCCCGCTGTGCCGGGTGATCGATGAGGACTTTCGTCACGGCATGTTCGAATATGCCCTGTGGGGCGTGCTGTGGTTCCAGCGTTATTTTGACCGGGCGCTGGCCCACCAGCGGACCCAAACCTGGAAGCTCTATCCCCAGCGCGCCGCCGCCGACTTCCATATCGGCATTATGGGCCTCGGCGAAATTGGCGGCTATATCGCCGACCAGCTGGCCCGCCTTGGCTATCGGGTCTCCGGCTGGTCGCGCAGTGAGAAGCAGCTGGCTGGCGTCACCTGCTACCGCGGCGAGGAGGCGCTCGATAGCTTCCTCGGGTCGCTTGACGGGCTGATTAACCTCCTGCCGCTCACCGCGCAGACCCGGGGTATTCTCGCCGCGCCGCTCTTCAGCCGGCTTCCCGCCGGGGCGGTGTTAATCAACTGCGGGCGTGGAGAGCATATGGTCAATGAGGATGTGCTGGCGGCGCTGGAGAGCGGCCAGCTCGCCGGAGCGGTGCTCGACGTCTTCCCGCAGGAGCCATTGCCGGCGGACGATCCGCTGTGGCGCCATCCGCAGGTGGTGATCACCCCGCATATGGCCTCTGCGGCCCCCGCCGAGGTGATCGCCCGCCAGCTGCTGGAGAACATTCAGCGCCAGCGTCGCGGGCTGCCGCTCAAAAACCTGGTCAATAAGCACGCCGGTTACTGA
- a CDS encoding fimbria/pilus outer membrane usher protein, with product MKRITTARVREYAALPVTAGRALALATLPTMMCCLSPLSRALADDYFDPAALEFADPQQQTSDLHYFAKPGGQQPGTYPVTVVVNDQELGQANITFVDDGGQLQPVLTPGQLADYGVNVSAFPAFQTLHEGETFTRIEKFIPDASSRFTFANQRLTLSIPQAAMNVQSRGYVDPSRWDDGVPAAFVDYYFSGAQIKNADEGESSRSNYLNLRSGVNLGAWRLRNISSMQYDQQRRHWDSQSTWLQRDVRSLKSLLRIGDTYTTGDVFDSIPFRGVQLMSDDEMLPDSQRGFAPTIRGVAHSNAKVTVSQHGYVIYETFVSPGAFAISDLYPTSQSGDLEVKVTESNGSVRTFTQPYSAVPYMLREGRGKFSLSAGRYHSGADSVRSPEFLQGTLFYGLSAGFTLYGGTQLAQDYQSWALGLGRGFGEFGSLGGDVTQAVTRTPSGKRYAGHSLRAQYQKDFVSSGTTFSLASYRYSSSGYYDFAEASALESAQGQVDNRRRREEVSVSQRLGGLGSLAVSAWSQEYWHRQSRDETVHLGFYSAWKGISWGVGYYYTRASGQQKNDRSWSFNINIPLGGPLSDSAVSYNTTSDSNGYTSQQVSLYGAVPTRPNLFYSVQQGYGNQERGTNSSVALDYHGGFGNAQLGYRHDTASNQLTWGGAGSVVAHPHGVTFGQTVGESFAIVRAPGAAGVAVQNGNNVHTDWRGYAVVPSLTTYRKNVITLDTESMADDTDVDQQGQTVIPGGGAVVMANYRTRIGNRVLFTLRNAQGPLPFGASARLVGTEEGGNAPGGMVADGGQVYLSGVPQEGTLAVSWVVNNQSQSCTMHFHLADNPQQSLNTVKTVSGLCQSR from the coding sequence ATGAAAAGAATAACAACAGCCAGGGTGCGGGAGTATGCCGCGTTGCCCGTCACCGCCGGACGGGCGCTGGCGCTGGCGACGCTGCCGACGATGATGTGTTGTCTCAGCCCGCTGAGCCGGGCGCTGGCCGACGACTATTTTGATCCGGCGGCGCTGGAGTTTGCCGACCCGCAGCAGCAAACCTCCGATCTGCACTACTTCGCCAAACCCGGCGGGCAGCAGCCGGGGACTTATCCTGTCACCGTGGTGGTTAACGACCAGGAGCTGGGCCAGGCCAATATCACCTTTGTTGACGATGGCGGACAGCTGCAGCCGGTGCTGACGCCCGGGCAGCTGGCGGATTATGGGGTCAACGTCAGCGCGTTTCCGGCTTTTCAAACGCTGCATGAAGGTGAGACCTTCACCCGGATCGAGAAGTTTATTCCCGACGCCAGCAGCCGCTTCACCTTCGCTAACCAGCGCCTGACGCTGAGCATTCCCCAGGCGGCGATGAACGTGCAAAGCCGCGGCTATGTCGATCCCTCGCGCTGGGACGATGGCGTGCCGGCCGCGTTTGTCGATTACTATTTTTCCGGCGCGCAGATAAAGAATGCCGATGAAGGGGAGAGCAGCCGCTCAAACTATCTCAATTTACGCAGCGGCGTGAACCTGGGCGCCTGGCGGCTGCGCAATATCTCCTCAATGCAGTACGACCAGCAGCGCCGGCACTGGGATTCACAGAGCACCTGGCTGCAGCGCGACGTCCGCTCGCTGAAGAGTCTGCTGCGGATCGGCGATACTTACACCACCGGCGATGTGTTTGACAGCATCCCGTTTCGCGGCGTCCAACTGATGTCTGACGATGAGATGCTCCCGGACAGCCAGCGCGGCTTTGCCCCTACCATCCGCGGCGTGGCGCACAGCAATGCCAAAGTGACCGTCTCCCAGCACGGGTATGTGATCTACGAAACCTTCGTGTCGCCGGGGGCGTTCGCCATCAGCGATCTTTATCCCACCTCGCAGAGCGGCGATCTGGAGGTGAAGGTGACCGAGAGCAATGGTTCGGTGCGCACCTTTACCCAGCCCTATTCCGCCGTGCCGTATATGCTGCGCGAAGGGCGCGGCAAATTCAGCCTCAGCGCTGGTCGCTACCACTCCGGGGCGGATTCGGTGCGCTCGCCGGAATTCCTGCAGGGCACCCTGTTCTATGGTCTGTCGGCGGGATTTACCCTCTACGGCGGCACGCAGCTGGCCCAGGACTATCAGTCGTGGGCGCTGGGCCTGGGCCGCGGCTTTGGCGAGTTCGGTTCGCTGGGAGGCGACGTCACTCAGGCCGTCACCCGTACGCCGTCGGGCAAGCGCTATGCGGGCCATTCGCTGCGCGCTCAGTATCAGAAAGATTTCGTCAGCTCGGGCACCACGTTCAGCCTCGCCAGCTATCGCTACTCCTCCAGCGGCTATTACGATTTTGCCGAAGCCAGCGCCCTCGAAAGCGCGCAGGGGCAGGTGGACAACCGGCGCCGCCGGGAGGAAGTGTCGGTGTCACAACGCCTCGGCGGTCTGGGCAGTCTGGCGGTTTCCGCCTGGTCGCAGGAATACTGGCACCGGCAGAGTCGGGATGAGACGGTGCATCTCGGGTTCTACAGCGCCTGGAAAGGGATCTCCTGGGGCGTGGGCTATTACTACACCCGCGCCAGCGGCCAGCAAAAAAATGACCGCTCCTGGTCTTTCAATATCAATATTCCGCTGGGCGGTCCACTGTCCGACAGCGCGGTGAGCTACAACACCACCTCGGACAGCAATGGCTATACCTCGCAGCAGGTGTCGCTGTATGGCGCGGTGCCGACGCGGCCGAATCTGTTCTACTCGGTTCAGCAGGGCTACGGCAACCAGGAGCGGGGCACCAACAGCAGCGTCGCCCTGGACTACCACGGCGGCTTCGGCAACGCGCAGCTCGGCTATCGCCATGACACCGCCAGTAATCAGCTGACCTGGGGAGGCGCCGGCTCGGTGGTCGCGCATCCGCACGGCGTGACCTTCGGTCAGACGGTGGGCGAGAGCTTCGCCATCGTCCGCGCGCCGGGGGCTGCCGGCGTGGCGGTGCAAAACGGCAACAATGTGCACACCGACTGGCGCGGCTATGCCGTGGTGCCGTCTCTGACCACCTACCGGAAAAATGTCATTACCCTCGACACGGAGTCGATGGCGGATGATACCGACGTCGACCAGCAGGGTCAGACGGTGATCCCCGGCGGCGGCGCGGTGGTGATGGCCAACTACCGGACCCGCATAGGCAACCGGGTGCTATTTACCCTGCGCAATGCGCAGGGGCCGTTACCCTTTGGCGCCAGCGCACGGTTGGTCGGGACGGAGGAGGGCGGCAATGCGCCGGGCGGCATGGTAGCCGACGGCGGTCAGGTGTACCTCAGCGGCGTGCCGCAGGAGGGAACCCTGGCGGTGAGCTGGGTCGTCAATAACCAGTCGCAGAGTTGCACGATGCATTTTCATCTTGCGGATAACCCACAGCAGAGTCTGAATACGGTGAAAACCGTCTCCGGGCTGTGCCAGTCACGCTGA
- a CDS encoding fimbrial protein, with amino-acid sequence MKITTLGLAMLFVGLAAGPVYAADGTLNFIGRVVNGACKLEGAGNNGVIDISMGDIPLSRLKNSQSGTGPAVGVDIRVKDCEKGTYYIVVDGPSPTATPENHVLALNDSGKPAGSVGILLTDRTGTPLGLDAHLDPQHDPRIEIPVDGGSGTFSLKAFYYTWDKAHVLPGDGNATARFTIMQE; translated from the coding sequence ATGAAAATAACCACCCTGGGTCTGGCGATGCTCTTCGTCGGACTGGCCGCCGGCCCGGTTTACGCGGCAGACGGCACGCTAAATTTCATCGGCAGGGTCGTGAACGGCGCCTGCAAACTCGAAGGGGCGGGCAATAACGGGGTCATCGACATCAGCATGGGCGATATTCCGCTGTCGAGACTGAAAAACAGCCAGTCGGGTACCGGGCCAGCGGTCGGCGTCGATATTCGCGTCAAAGATTGCGAGAAAGGCACCTACTACATTGTGGTGGATGGCCCCTCTCCCACCGCCACGCCTGAAAATCATGTGCTGGCCCTCAACGATAGCGGTAAGCCGGCCGGCAGCGTGGGTATTCTGCTCACCGACCGTACGGGGACGCCGCTCGGCCTCGATGCACACCTCGATCCACAGCACGATCCCCGCATTGAGATCCCGGTGGACGGCGGCTCCGGCACCTTCAGTCTGAAAGCCTTCTATTACACCTGGGATAAAGCCCACGTACTCCCCGGTGACGGCAACGCAACGGCCCGGTTTACCATTATGCAGGAATAG
- a CDS encoding molecular chaperone has protein sequence MKIQLAVLFSAMTFQACAGITIDATRVVYSGKDKAATLNIHNRSRTPYKVQIWLDAGLNRSRVGLPMVATPPLVYLSPQQTAQLRFIYLGGGLPADRESLYWVNIQENPPPSDGNHTLQFIVRTRLKLFYRPPAIATTLAREVRKLQWQQSGNNLRLTNSGPLHITLVNGALIDNKGHISPMRNVMLRPYSSYTVSTTDSARLYKLNYIDDDGAVVAIPLQAAYAPAPR, from the coding sequence ATGAAAATACAGCTGGCTGTGCTGTTTAGCGCCATGACCTTTCAGGCCTGCGCCGGGATCACCATCGATGCCACGCGGGTGGTCTACTCAGGAAAAGACAAAGCCGCCACCCTGAACATTCATAACCGCAGCCGCACACCTTATAAAGTGCAGATCTGGCTGGACGCCGGGCTCAACAGGTCGCGCGTCGGCCTGCCGATGGTGGCGACCCCGCCGCTGGTCTATTTATCCCCCCAGCAAACCGCCCAGCTGCGCTTTATCTATCTCGGCGGCGGGCTCCCCGCCGATCGGGAAAGCCTGTACTGGGTCAATATTCAGGAGAATCCGCCGCCGTCAGACGGTAACCATACGCTGCAGTTTATCGTCCGCACCCGCCTGAAGCTCTTTTATCGTCCTCCCGCCATCGCCACCACCCTCGCCAGAGAGGTGCGAAAGCTGCAGTGGCAGCAGAGCGGCAATAACCTGCGCTTAACTAACTCAGGCCCACTGCATATCACCCTGGTCAACGGGGCGCTGATCGATAATAAAGGCCACATTTCGCCGATGAGAAACGTGATGCTCCGGCCGTACAGCAGCTATACCGTGTCAACGACCGACAGCGCTCGCCTGTACAAGCTGAACTATATCGACGATGACGGCGCGGTGGTGGCGATCCCCCTTCAGGCGGCCTATGCTCCGGCCCCACGCTAG
- a CDS encoding class II aldolase/adducin family protein has product MATEQHLRQQLAAAYRLAALFGWEDTLYTHFSVRLPGDGEPRFLINPFGMMFDEVTASNLIVVDMQGKVVEGEAPANSAGFTIHSAVHMAREDAHCVIHTHTLPGMAVAACEDGLLQLNQISTEFYQRVGYHPYEGVAFDLDERARIQRSLGNNIAMILQSHGLLSVGRTVADAFYIMFYLNRACEIQMAAAQLAALSPIHTIAPHLSQHACEQLMGVEHERQQVWQAWLRRLDRLDTSYKD; this is encoded by the coding sequence ATGGCAACTGAGCAACACCTGCGCCAGCAGCTGGCCGCCGCCTACCGTCTGGCGGCGCTGTTCGGCTGGGAGGATACCCTCTACACCCACTTCTCCGTGCGCCTGCCCGGCGACGGCGAGCCGCGCTTTTTAATTAATCCCTTCGGCATGATGTTTGATGAGGTCACCGCCAGCAATCTGATCGTGGTGGATATGCAGGGCAAGGTCGTAGAGGGCGAGGCGCCGGCTAACTCGGCGGGCTTCACCATCCACAGCGCGGTGCATATGGCCCGGGAAGACGCCCACTGCGTGATCCACACCCACACCCTGCCGGGGATGGCGGTGGCCGCCTGCGAGGACGGCCTGCTGCAGCTCAACCAGATCAGCACCGAGTTTTACCAGCGCGTCGGCTACCACCCCTATGAAGGGGTGGCCTTTGACCTCGACGAACGGGCGCGCATTCAGCGCTCGCTGGGGAATAATATCGCCATGATCCTGCAGAGCCACGGCCTGCTGTCGGTGGGCCGTACCGTGGCTGACGCCTTTTACATCATGTTCTACCTCAATCGTGCCTGCGAGATCCAGATGGCCGCCGCCCAGCTGGCGGCCCTCAGCCCGATCCACACCATCGCCCCGCACCTCAGCCAGCACGCCTGCGAGCAGCTGATGGGCGTGGAGCATGAACGTCAACAGGTCTGGCAGGCGTGGTTGCGCCGTCTTGACCGTCTCGATACTTCTTACAAAGACTAA
- a CDS encoding SDR family NAD(P)-dependent oxidoreductase, translating to MKIDLSGKVALVTASTAGIGFAIAKGLAESGAEIILNGRSEQSVNAAIARLQNEVPGAKARPAVADLSGADGAAHLLQAVTGVDILVNNAGIYGPQDFYATDDATWENYWQTNVMSGVRLSRGLLPAMVSKGWGRVVFISSESARNIPADMIHYGVTKTAQLSLARGLAKYVAGSGVTVNSVLPGPTISDGFAEMLKDEVAKTGQSLEELAKAFVMTHRPSSVIQRAASVEEVANMVVYVCSPQASATSGAALRVDGGVVDDIL from the coding sequence ATGAAGATTGATTTATCGGGGAAAGTCGCGCTGGTCACCGCCTCCACGGCGGGTATTGGCTTTGCTATCGCCAAAGGCCTGGCGGAGAGCGGCGCAGAGATCATCCTTAACGGGCGCAGCGAGCAGAGTGTGAACGCCGCGATCGCCCGCTTGCAAAATGAGGTGCCGGGGGCGAAAGCGCGCCCCGCCGTCGCCGACCTCAGCGGCGCCGACGGCGCGGCACATCTGCTGCAGGCCGTGACCGGCGTCGATATTCTGGTCAATAACGCCGGGATCTACGGCCCGCAGGATTTTTACGCCACCGATGACGCGACCTGGGAAAACTACTGGCAGACCAACGTCATGTCCGGCGTGCGCCTGTCGCGGGGGCTGCTGCCGGCGATGGTCAGTAAAGGCTGGGGGCGGGTGGTGTTTATCTCCTCGGAATCGGCGCGCAATATCCCGGCGGATATGATCCACTATGGCGTCACCAAGACCGCCCAGCTGTCGCTGGCCCGCGGCCTGGCGAAATATGTCGCCGGCAGCGGAGTGACCGTTAACAGCGTTCTGCCGGGGCCGACGATTTCCGACGGCTTTGCCGAAATGCTGAAAGACGAAGTGGCGAAAACCGGCCAGTCGCTGGAGGAACTGGCGAAAGCGTTTGTCATGACCCATCGTCCGAGTTCGGTGATCCAGCGGGCGGCCTCGGTGGAAGAGGTCGCCAATATGGTGGTATACGTCTGCTCGCCGCAGGCGTCGGCCACCTCCGGCGCCGCGCTGCGCGTTGACGGCGGCGTGGTGGATGATATTCTCTGA